AAGTTAACGCACTGATAGAGAAGCTCTGGACCGATGGTATACGCAAATTGAAGTTGATTAACGTGAATGGGCAACGCTACATTGGCCGGGGACTTTCTGGGGAGGGTGAAATAGAAATAGTTGGTGTTCCCGGTGATGACCTGGGTGTGTTCATGGATGGAGCTATCCTGAAGGTTAAGGGTAACGCCCAGGATGGAGTGGGTAACACCATGAATGCTGGCAAAATTATCATAGAGGGAGACGCTCGAGATATTCTCGGTTATGGTATGAGAGGCGGAAAAGTATGGATTCGAGGTAATGTAGGTTACCGAGTGGGAATACACATGAAGTCATATCTCGATGACTTCCCGGTTATTGTTGTAGGAGGACGAACGGGAGATTTTTTAGGAGAGTATATGGCTGGCGGTTTGATAGTTGTGCTGGGTATGGGAGAAAACGACACTTCTCCGGTAGGAGAGTTTGTGGCTTCCGGTATGCATGGAGGTAAGATTTTTGTTCGCGGTAAAATTGAAAAATCGCAGGTTGGTCCTGGCATTGCTTTTTCTGAGGCGACCAATGAGGATTTGGAGTTTATAGAGCCTTATATCCAGGAGTTTGCCAGTGACCTGGGCATTGATTTGCCGGACCTCTCAAAAGAGACCTTTTTCAAAATTTTTCCTTTGACGACCAGACCCTACGGAAAGCTGTACGCTTATTAATTCGCTAATAAACAAAATTTTGGGACGGTTTCTGCTTTGAAAAGGCTGTTCTATGCAGCCTTTTTCTTTTTGGAGTGTATGTGTGGTAATATAAATCTGTTCTACACGCTTACTCATTGGTGGGAAAGAAAGGAGTGAATCCTGTGCCAGATGTTCTTGAGAATTTGAAGGATCTTTTTAAAAAGGGCAAAAGCAAAATGGTACTTTTGGTAGCTGATGGTTTAGGCGGAATTCCGCACCCCGATTTTGACTTTAAAACAGAGCTTGAAGCAGCCCATACTCCTAACTTGGACCGGTTGGCTCAGCGTAGCGTGCTGGGGCTTATGTATCCGGTGAATTACGGTATCACTCCTGGTAGTGGCCCAGGTCACATTGGCCTTTTTGGTTACAATCCCGAGGAATTGATTATTGGCAGGGGAGTTCTCGAGGCTCTTGGCGTTGGCATGGCTCTTGGTCCAAATGATGTGGCAGCACGAGCCAACTTTGCCACTCGTGATGAGCAGGGCTTAATAATTGATCGTCGCGCGGGCCGCATTCCAACAGAGGAATGTGTGCGCCTGGTTAACCTTCTAAGCGAAAACATTGGTGAAATTGAAGGGGTCCAGATTTTGCTTAAGCCAGGCAAAGAACATCGTTTCGTAATGGTGCTGAGAGGAGAGGGACTGGGTGACAGGATTAAAGACACTGACCCTCAGAAAGAAGGACTTGCTCCTTATGCTCCAGAAGCTTTGGATGAAGCTTCACAAAAAACATCCAGAGTGATAAAGCAGTTTTTGGAAAAGGCTCAGAAACTGCTTTCTACCGAAAAGAAAGCCAATGCTATTCTTTTGCGAGGTTTTTCTAAACCTCCTGTGCTTGAAAAGTTTCCTGAACGTTATGGCGTGCGTTCCCTGGCTATTGCTATTTATCCCATGTATAAAGGTATTGCCAGGCTTTTTGGATTTGACACTCCGGAGTTAGAAGGAACCTTTGAAAATGAAGTTGAATATCTGGAAAAGGCCTGGAATGATTATGATTTCTTCTTTGTGCACTACAAAGACACCGATAAAGCTGGTGAAGATGGTAATTTCAAGCGAAAAGTGGAATGTATAGAGTATTTCGACCAGTTTATACCGCGTATTTTGGAGCTTAAACCTGATGTTCTGGTCATCACAGGTGATCACTCTACGCCCTCTTTGCTGGGGAGTCATTCCTGGCATCCCTCTCCGGTGCTTCTTTTCTCTCCCCATGCAGGGTGTGATGAAGCTTCGCGCTTTACAGAAAGAGAGTGTAGAAAAGGTTACCTTGGCCATTTTCCTGCTCGAGCCTTAATGAGCTTAATACTTGCAAATGGCCTGCGACTTGGAAAATACGGAGCCTGAATTTTAAGAGTGAACCCGGCTACGGTTTTTGAGGCTGTGGCCGGGGTTGGTAGCTACTTTCCGACCCATTTTTTCGACCATTTTCTTCATGCAGGGAATACAAGCTCCCCAGTTTTCCTGTATGCAAATTTTCCCGGGATAGATTTCGTAGCTTGAACGGTAAGCAAGCGGTGTCAGGTTGGGCATCAATACGTTCGCTCCACAGCGGAGAGCCAATTCCCTACCTCCAGCAACCAGGGTTCCCAAAGCAGTAGTGGCTGGAATGTGGGCATTCTTGGTCAGAATTCGAGTTAGAGCAACGGTTTTCAAAGTTAATTTGAGTTTTAGCTGGGTGTCTGTATGGTGCTGGCCAAGCGGTGTTGAAGGATGGGGTATGAAGGGGCCAATACCTATCATGTCAAAGTCCATTTTTTGGAACATTTTGATATCGTGCGCTAAGTGTTTAGTCGTTTGCCAGGGAAGACCAACTATGTTTCCGCTTCCAGTTTGAAAACCTATTTCCATGAGTTTTTGTTGGCAGCGAAGGCGCTGGTCAAAATCGTCATCGGGATGCAACTTGCTGAATAATTCTCGGTCAAAGGTTTCCTGTTTCAAAAGAAACCGATCAGCCCCTGCTTCCCTCCATATTATGTATTCTTCCTCTTCCCGCTCCCCTACGCTCAGGGTTACGGCAACGCCGAGCTTTTTGATTTTCCAGATGAGTTCAGCAAGGGTTTTTGCATCGTAATGGAGGTCTTCACCAGACTGGAGTACTATGGTTTGAATACCCAGACGGTGAGCCCTTTCAGCTACTGAAAATATTTCCTCAGGTGACATGCGAAATCTTTTGAGGGTTTTATTGTCTTTACGCAGTCCACAGTAGAGACAATTTTTGCGGCAAAAGTTGGAGAACTCTATCAAGCCTCTTAAATGGACTTCGTCTCCCACATACTTCTTGCGTTTCTGGTCAGCGAGTTGAAAAAGTTCCTTTTCCAGTTCTGGATCCTGGGCATCCAGAATTTCTGCTATTTCTTCCTCTTCCAGGTCTTCTATAGCTGATAATTTTTCAAGAAGGTTTTTCCATTTACTCAGCATTTTTTGAGGCTTCCTTTCTCTGGAGGTAGTCTTCGATGGCTTTTTTAATGGCTTCCTCAGCAAGTACCGAGCAGTGGATCTTGTTTTTGGGTAATCCATCCAGGGCTTCCACTACGACTCTGTTGGTTACTTTTAAAGCTTCCTGAAGGGTTTTCCCCTTAATCAATTCGGTTGCGATGGAAGAAGTGGCAATAGCAGCACCACAGCCGAAAGTTTCAAATTTGGCGTCTTTGATGATTCCGTCCTCTATTTTGAGATAGATGGTCATTACGTCACCACAAATGGGATTTCCAACCTGTCCTACCCCATCTGCATTTTCAATCCTGCCCACATTGCGCGGATTGCGAAAATGGTCCATAACTTTTTCGCTGTACATTTTACTCAACCTCTTTTTCAAATTTTAAAGGGAGAAAAGCTCCTTAACCTTTCCACTATTTTAGGAAACACTTCAAGCACGGTTTTAATTTCCTCTTTGGTGGTATATTTTCCAAGGCTAAATCGCAAAGAACCGTGAGCTTCTTCAGGTGGTATTCCGCAAGCTAAAAGAACATGTGAAGGTTCCAGAGAGCCAGAAGTACAGGCTGAACCACTGGATGCACATATTCCTTCCAGGTCGAGGCTCAGGAGCATGGATTCGCCTTCCACATATTTTACAAGAACCAGCGAGGTGTTATGAATACGCGCCGCATTTTCAGAAACGATTTTGATTTCTGGTATGCGCTCTTTGATGCCCTTTTCCAGCGTGTTTCTAAGTGCTTCTATTTTAGAAATTTCTTCTTGCATCTCTTTACGAGCAATAGCTGCAGCTTCCCCCAATCCTACTATGCCGGGGACGTTTTCGGTGCCTCCTCTTAACCCTCGTTCCTGATGTCCACCTATAATTTGCGGAGCCAGCTTGATTCCTCTTTCTATGTACAGAAATCCCACTCCCTTGGGACCATAAAATTTATGGGCCGAGGCGGAAGCGAGATTTACTCCTATTTTTTTAAGGTCGACAGGGATTTTGCCTATGCTCTGCACGCAATCAGCGTGAAAAGGTATTTCATACTCTTTACTGATTTTAGCAATTTCTTTGATAGGTTGGATGGCGCCGGTTTCGTTATTAACATGCATTATGGAAATTAAGGTGGTATCTTTGTTTATGGCTTTGCGTACATCTTCAGGGTCAACCACTCCCTGATGGTTCACCGGTAAAAAAGTGACCTGGAAACCTTCTTTTTGTAACGCTTTGCACACTCTCAGTACTGCTGGATGTTCTATAGAAGAAGTGATAATGTGCCCTTTCTTTTTTTTGTAAGCAATTCCCTTGATAGCCAGATTGTTGGCTTCAGTTCCCCCGGAAGTAAAGACAATTTCTTCTGGCTGAGCATTGATTAGTTCGGCAATTTTTTTTCGGGACTCTTCAATAGCCTTTCTAACGGTTTGTCCAGGAGTGTGAAGAGAAGAGGGGTTAGCAAATTGTGCTTCCAGATAGGGTAGCATTGCTTCTTTAACCCTGGGATCACAGGGGGTAGTTGCATTGTAATCAAGGTAAATCATGGGAAATCCCCCTTAAGATTTTAATTCTACTAAAACTATAGAAATAGTAATTGAGAACATTGTATATCGCCCTTTGTCTTTAGTCAAGAAAAAGCTCTGTTTCAGGGCAACACAGTGGTGAATGCGATTTTAGTGAGTTTTGAATTCCTGGACAAGAATGCGTGAAATTTAGTTTTGTCGTGAATTTTTTCTCTTGACCTGTTAAAAAAGATCTTCTAAAATGTTTAAGAAATTTAACATGATAAATTTTTCACTTAAGGAGGCAAAATTATCATGTCTTCTTTAAAGACCCAGGAAATACGTCCTCAGGTGCTGGAGCTACTCAAAAAGAACAACCCCGATCTGGAAATATGGTGGGATGCACACCCTGGTTTTTACCGCAAATTCCTCTCTAACCTTGCTGAAAATGGAGCTAACGAGGAAACCATTGCTCACCTTCATAGATGGATGTCCCATAATGAGGCTGGCACTTTCTTTTTTGATGGTGTGACCACCAATCCCCCCCTAACTCTTAAGTTCCTCCAGAGTTTCCCTGGCGTGGTTTCCTATCTCAAAGAAAAAAGCGAGCAGGCAAAGATAAACACTGGTGAACAGTTTTCCTGGTTTGATCTTTACTGGATGACAGGAAAACTCGGTGTGGATAAGTTTCTCTCTAATTTCTACCGTAGGAGTAGAAAATATGGTTTTGTTTGTGTACAGGTGGACCCTCGCTATAGTAAAGATGAAGAAATAATGAAGCTCCAAGCACTTCAGCTCTCTAAAATAGGCCCCAATGTGATGATCAAAATTCCTGCCACCAAAGCGGGTTTGAAAGTGATTGAGTTTTTGACCGAACTGGGTATTCCTACCAATGCCACTTCTTGCTTCTGCACTCCTCAGGTGTACCAGGTTGCTCAGGCGGTTAAGCGGGGATATCAGAGAGGTTTACTGCGAGGGGTAGATTATAGTGGCTGGAGATCAGTGATCACCATGATGAGTGGAAGGTGGGAAGAATCTCCAGAGCTTTTTGAAGAAGCAAAGAGTAAGGAAATCGAGCTTTCTGAACTTGATTTACGCTGGTTTGGTATTCGCATGGTCCAAAGAGCAGTAGAGGAAGTAGAAAAGCTACAGAGTCCTACCAAGGTACTCGTTTGCTCAACCAGAAAAGGTCCCGGCGAAGATTATCTGCACCTGAAAGCACTTTCTCGCTTACCAATTGTAATCACCATGAATCCTGACGCCATTACCTGGGGAATAACGCTTCTTGATGGGGAGGCGGTGGAAGATTTTGTGCTGGAAATGCCTGATGAGGTTGCAAGTAAACTTGAAAAGCTGGAGTTTGTGCGCAGAACCTGGGATGCTCAAGGCTTTTCTATGGATGAAATAGAAGCTTCAGGTGCTCAGATTAACAATCTCCGTTCTTTTTCGGATGCCATGAGCAAAATTGAAGAAATCTTTACTAAGTAGTTTTGAGCTTGTTGTTAGAAGGATCATGATGCAAAAAGAAGAGCTGGAAAAATTTGCTTCTCGTGTACGCAAGCGGATCGTTCAGGCTACCTGTAGGGCAGGGGTGAGCCACATTGGTGGTTCACTTTCAATAGTAGAAATACTTACTTGTCTTTACAATGGTGTCCTGAATGTTAGCGACGAAAATCTTCGCTCAAGGGAAAGAGACCAGTTTGTCCTTTCTAAGGGTCATGCAGCTTTGGCTCTTTATTCGGTCCTTGCCGAAAAGGGTTTTTTGACCGAATCTCTTTTTGAAGAGTATTGTTGCCAAGAAGAAACTCTTCTGGGTATTCATCCTGAGCTTGGAGTGCCGGGTATTGATGCAGCTACCGGTTCTCTGGGTCATGGTTTGGGCATCGGGATTGGTCTGGCGCTGGCTATGAAGATGAAGGGGTTAAGCCATAAAGTGTGGGTTCTTGCTGGTGATGGAGAATTTAACGAAGGGACTAACTGGGAATGCCTTCCCGTTGCCCTTCGCTACCAGCTTGGCAACCTGGTGCTCATAATAGACCGCAATTATCTGCAACTTTCCGGGTTTACTGAAGAATTGCATCCTTTAGATCCCCTTGCTGAGAAGCTAAAAGCCTTCGGTTGGTTGGTAGAAACGGTAGATGGTCATGATCTTGAATCATTGTGGAATCTCTTCTTGAGGGCAAAAAGTTGTAGAGGAGATAAACCCTTAGCTGTGGTGGCAAAAACTGTGAAAGGTAAGGGAATTGGTGAACTCGAAAGTAGAGTTGGATCTCATTACTGTAGTGTGCCGGAAAGTGCGGTAAAGGAATATCTGGAGGGTTCTTTTAGTGAATAGAAGAGAAGCTTTTCAGGATGCCTTACTTGAGCTTATAGAGTTCGACAAAAAAGAAGTAGTTTGTGTTTCGGTAGACTCGGCTTCTCGCTTTAAAAAAGTTAGAAATCGCTATCCCGAAAGGCTTATAGAATGTGGAATTTGTGAGCAAACGGGAATGAGTGTTTGTGCTGGACTCGCTTTGCAGGGTATGATACCTGTGATTTCTGGATATGCCACCTTTTTAACCATGCGTGCTTTTGAGCAAATTCGTACCGACATTTGCAAGTGGTCACTTAACGTGAAAATATGTGGCACCGATACTGGCTTTTCTCCTCAATATGCAGGTTTTACCCATCAGGCCTTAGAAGACATCGCCATTCTTTCTTCTCTCGATAACATCGTGATTGCTGAGGCCTGTGATTATGAAGATGCATTTTTGATGAGTAAATATCTTTTTGGGGAGTGGGAAGGGCCTGTTTACCTTAGATTCGGAGCTCGTGGTGAGGAATGGAGTTTCGAGGGTAAGCATCGACCGGTTGAAGTGGGGTGTTTGGAATTTCTCTCCGAAGGAGAATTCAATAAATCTGATGTGACCATTATCGCTCTGGGTCAGCTGGTAAAGGTGGGGTTAGAAGTTGCTGAGATTCTGAAGGGTGAGGGATATGAGGTTTTTGTTTTTAATGCTCGCTTTGTGAAACCTCTTGCTGGAGAAATGATTGGAAAGATTGCCAGCAACTCTAAGTTAGTGGTTAGTATTGAAGAACATTCCCTGATTGGGGGCTTGGGAGATAATTTGTTGAGAACTTTTCATAGGTTGGGGGTTGCACCCTCTAAGCTTTTGAAGTTTGGTATATCCAGTAACTTTGGTACTGCGGGAAAGAGAGAGTATTTATTGAAGAGAAACGGCCTTTACGCTGAAAACATAGCGAAGCAGGTTTTAGCTTCGCTGTGTTAGATAGGATAGATTAATTGATAAAAGGAGGTGTTGCCAAGAGTGTAAAGAGCTTGTGCTGTTTTGGCTTTTGTAGAAGATTGTGCGGTAGTGTTTTGAAGTGGTAGTGGTGTAAAAAATTTTGTAGGAAAGGAGTGGTTCAGTAATGAAAAAATTGTACGTTGCTATTTTGTGTGTGTTTTTGGTTTTGAGCTTTGCTTTGGTTGCTTTTGCGCAAGACAGCAAGTTCGGTTTGAAAGACATTCCAGAAATTAAGAACAAAAAAGCTATAAACATGATGGTGGAGACCGGTGCAGCATGGGATAAGGTTATAGAGTACATTAAAGAGTTTGAAAAAGTTACCGGTGTAAAGGTAAACATTGAACGTGTTGCTTCTCCGGTGGTTTATTCCAAAGAGAACGTCGAGCTTATGGCGGGAACCGGTTACTATGATGTTGTATACGTCGAGACTTCCTGGACCGATGAATGGTCGGATTACCTTTATCCTCTGGAAGACCTGGCGGAAAAATATGATCCGCGCGGTGTGGAAGGCCTGAAAGAAGATATCGAGAACATTTCGCCGGTGCTTCTCATCTGCGGTCAGAGCCGCGAAGGGAAGCAGATGGTATTGCCTTTCTACACTTATCACATGGGAATGTTCATTCGCCAAGATGTTTATGATGATCCCACCGAACAAGCAGCTTTTAAAGCAAAATATGGATATGAGCTGAAACCACCCACAACTTATGAAGAGCTTTACGACCAGGCAGAATTCTTTACCAGAAAGAAAGGTGACACCCTTAAGGGAGAGACCCTCGATCATGACCTCTACGGAGTGGCTCTAATGGCAGGAGCTTACCAGATAAACGATGAGATAACCTGCTGGCTCTGGGGTAAAGGCGGAGACTATGCTACTGTAGTAAGAGATGAACAGGGCAATCTCAAGGAATTTGTTATAACTAAAGAAGATAAGGCAAAACTTAAAGAATCTATGGAACAGTATCAGTCTCTTCTTAAATTTGCTCCCGCTGGTTGTCTTACTGCCAACTTTGACTTTGCCTGTGCGCAACAGGGAGAAGGATATGCTGTTATTCAGCCACATCAGTTTGCCAGTCTCTTTACCTGGACTGCGGACCTTTTGAAAGAACACGTTCCTGGTGGTAGACTGGGTATCTATCCCACTATTGGTGGTCAGCCTTATACCGGTGCCTGGTCGGTTGGTGTTGCTAAGGCGAGCAAAAACCCCGAAGCTGCTTACTGGTTGGTGAGATATATAGCTGCTTACGATACTCAGAAAGTGCTCATGAAAGAAGGTGGCCAGTTCAGCGCCAGAATGGACCTTTTGCTGGATCCTGAATGGCATACTCCTGAAAACAGCTATCCGCTGGGTATGGTCTGCCAGTACCTGGTTGATATCTGGAAAGAGCAAGCCAAGTATACTGCAGATTACTGGTATTTTAACGCCAAAGCAGGTGGCAAGGTTTACGAGATGCAGATGAACGTTTTCCATAAGCCAATGTCTGGAGAAGTTAGTATTGACGATGCTATTGCTGAAGCTGTTGCCAAGACTATTGAATTAACCACCAAATTTGATGATGTACCTATTCGAGAAGAATAGATAGCTGAGGGTTAGCCGGGGTGTTCGTCTTATCTGGACACCCCGGCATCTGATTAGTGGGGAGGTTTAAAAGGAAACAATGAGCGAGAAAGCCATTCAATCAGCCTTAGGTGGAATAGGCAGAAAGCCTACTGTGTGGGAAATACTTACCAGTGAACGTTATTTTAAATGGACTCTTTTGATTCCCCTTATTATAGTACTGGCAGTGTTTATGCTTTATCCTTTATTTTACTGCCTTTACTATTCATTTCACCAGTATGGAATGCAGGGAAACCCCATTTTCGTGGGTGCTGATAATTACCGTCAGTTGCTTCGGGATAAGTCGTTTTTGGAAGCTCTGGGACGGACTGCTAAGGTTCTGGTTATTTGTGTAGTTTCGGAACTTCTTATAGGGTTAGGGCTTGGCATGCTCTGGAGCAGAGAATTTCCTGGAGAGCGAGTAGTTAGAGGGTTGGCCCTTTTACCACTTCTTGTTGCGCCCTTAATTCTTTCTCTGCTCTGGAATTTCATGTTTGAATATGATTTTGGAGCCGTAAATATGCTTTTGAGCGCTCTTGGCTTGAATAAGGTCTACTGGTGGGCTCCAGAGAGGGCGCTATACACTATCTGTTTTATTACTATCTGGCAATGGTTTCCCTTTTCGACGTTTGTGCTGGTAGCTGGTTTAAGGAGTTTGCCTAAGGATGTTTTTGAGGCAGCGCGAGTGGATGGGGCTTCTAACTGGTATGTCTTTCGGAGATTAACTCTCCCCATGCTGAGTCCCCTAATAATGATTATCGTGGTTTTGCGAACCATGTGGCTTATTCGACTTTTTGATCCCCTTTATGGAACAACCAGAGGGGGCGTAGGCACAGAACTCCTTGATTGGATTGTCTATCGTACAGCCTTTGTGTACTTTGATATTGGCTATGGTTCTACCATGGCTATTTTTTCTTTGCTCCTTACCATAGCATTGTGTGCAGTTATGTTTAAGTTCTTGATAAGAGCACTTGGTGGAAACAGGTAAAGAGAGGGTGAGCACTTTGAAACCTTGGGGAAAATTGCTTTTCTGGTTAATTACTGTAGTGGTGCTTTTTGTAATAGTTGGCCCTTTGGTATGGATATATCTTACTGCTTTTAAATCTGCTAATGACATCTTTACTACCGATGTGCGCAAACTGGTGTTTTTTAAGCCTACCATGGAAAATTTCCATCGTTTGTTTAGTGATTATCCATTCTGGAATAACTTTCTTAACACTGTCATTGTTAGTGCTATAAGCACTATTTTGGTACTTCTTGTATCTGTCCCTGCAGCCTACAGTTTTGCCCGTTGGAACACCGGTCAGGGACATCTCTTGTTCACTACCATTTCCACCAGAATGTTTCCCGCAGTAGTAGCGGCGATTCCCTTTTTTATGATGTACCGCAAGGCAGGACTTCTTGATACGCATCTGGGATTGATTCTTCTTTACACCTACTTTAACACTTCTTTTGCCACTTTTTTGCTCTATGGCTTTTTTAAAGACATTCCCGAAGAGCTTGAATATGCGGCTATGGTTGATGGTTATAGCCGGGTGGATATTTTCCGCAAAGTAGTTTTGCCTCTTGCTCGTCCTGGGATTGTGGTAACCACGGTGTTTTGTCTCATCTGGTCCTGGAATGAGTTCCTGTATGCTTTTCTCTTTACTCGCTCTACCGCTCGAACGGTCACGGTGCTCATTTCCTCTTTCTGGGGGTCTATTGAGGTTCAGTATGGGCCAATGGCAGCAGGAGCAGCCATTGTTATCTTGCCGACTCTTTTTGTGGCCTGGTTTATGCAGCGCTATATTATTCGTGGATTGACTTTTGGAGCGGTGAAAGGTTGATACCGATGTGCATCGTTTTATTGACAGAAGAGAGCTTTAATTGAGGTGAAAGCGATGTTACTTCCACGTATGTCAACTGGAGACTGGATTTTCTGGTCAATTATCTGCTGGGCCTTTTTTAATCTTTTTTGGCTCAGATTTGTGGAAGCTTATGTTCCGCAGTGGGTAGGCGTTATCCTTGCTACGGTAGTCTCTTTATGTCTTTTCAAGTATGGTCCTCGTCCGCTTGAAGAAGAGGAGGAAGAAGAGGAGGAAGAGTGAACATGGCAGAAGTGCGACTTGAGAATGTGGTTAAGCTGTATGGGAAGAAAAAAGCCATTAGAGGAGTAAGTTTTACCTGTCACGAGGGAGAGTTTTTCTCTATTCTGGGTCCGACTGGTGCGGGCAAGACCACTATTTTGAAAATGATCGCCGGTATAGAGAAAGTTACTTCGGGAAAAATATTTTTTAACGGACGCGAAGTTAACGATCTTCCTCCTCAAGAAAGAAATGTTTCTATGGCCTTTGAAACTTATAATCTCTATCCCCATTTGACGGTTTATGAGAACATTGCCTTTCCGCTTCGGGCTCCCCGCTGGGGTCTTAAGTTATCACCACAAGAAGAACGCAAGAGAGTTCAAGAAATAGCTGATTTCCTGGGGCTTGGTGGTTTGCTTGATAGATTGCCTCAGCATTTGAGTGGTGGGCAGAAGCAAAGGGTTTCGCTGGCTCGGGCATTGGTGAGGAGGGCTGAAGTTTACCTACTTGATGAACCGATTGCTCATCTTGATGCCCGACTAAAGTTTTCCACGCAAACGCTGCTTAAAGAGCTTGCTAAAAAATACAGTAGCACTATCATTTATGTTACTCATGATTTCCGGGAGGCACTTGCTCTTTCAGATCGCATGGTGGTTTTGCGAAAAGGCTTGGTTGAGCAGGAAGGTACTCCCGAAGAAATTTACTATTATCCACAGACGGATTTTGTGGGTAGGTTGGTTGGAGACCCTCCCATGAACCTTCTGGATGGAGAAGTTTTTACGACTGGAGATAGAGCCTTTTTCAGAGTTAACGATGCCCTACAGTTAGAAATTGATAGGGAACTCTTTGAAAAAGCACAAGCGGTTGCAGACCAGATTAATGGGAAATTAATAGCTCGCTTAGGTATCCGACCTGAACACATAAGGCTTTCAGCTGAGAGAACTTCAGATAGGGCTTTCCAATTGCCTATTTATGCAATCATTCATGAAAATGAAAGTAGCATAGTTACCTTTAATATCAAGAATGTCTTCCTTTACGTGCGTACTGAAGGTTTTTGCAAGTTTCAAGAAAGTGATCGGGTGTGGTTAGAGTTTGACCCCCAGCGCATTTTCTTCTTCAAAAAGGGAGTAAAGCTTACAGGAAAAGGGGGTTCTGAGGAGTGAGCAGAGTCGAAGCGAGGAATCTCTGGAAGATATATCCTGGGGATGTAGTCGGTGTAAAAAATTTGAGTTTTGTTTGCGAAGATAAAGAATTTCTTGCTGTGTTAGGACCTTCAGGCAGTGGCAAAAGCTCCACCTTGAGAATGCTGGCTGGTCTTGAAGAAATTAGTAAAGGAGAGTTACTTTTTGATGGACGAGTGGTGAATCATCTTAGCCCTGCTGAGCGCAATGTAGCTTTGGCCTTTGAGTCTTACGCTCTCTACTATCGTCTAAGTGTTTACGAGAACATAGCTTTTCCACTTCGTGCGCGAGGTCTTAAGGGTCCCGAGGTGGACAAAAGAGTAAAAGAAATAGCAGAGTTAATGGAACTTACTCCACACCTCAAAAAACGTCCGGGTTCACTTCCTGGCGGTCTACAGCAGCGGGTTTCCCTGGCCCGAGCCCTGGTAAGAAAGCCAAACGTTACTCTGCTTGATGAGCCCATATCCCATATGGACCAACAGGTACGTCACGAGATACGCGCTCGTATTCGACATCTTCATGATGAATTGGGGCTTACTACAATTTATGTAACCCACGATCAAGCAGAAGCCATTGCTCTTTGCGACCGTATGTTGATAATTCACCAGGGAGAACTACAGCAGATTGGAACTGTGGAGGAAATTTGGAATTATCCTGCCAACAAGTTTGTGGCTTATTTTGTTGGTGAACCGGCTATGAACTTTATCCCTGCCTTGGCGAAAGGAACCAATCAAATAGTGATTCCTGGTGAAACAGAGGAATTCCTCTTTACCTTTGAAGGTGAAGTGGATCCGAAATATGTAGATTCCCAGGTGGAGTTGGGCATTCGTCCTCAGCAAATTGAAGTTTCCAGAGAAAGAAAGGTAGCTAATTCTGTTTCAGGGACGGTAAAGATACTTGAATTTCAGGGAGATAAGGTGGTACTTACTGTTTCTCTCGATGACCAGCCAAGAAGTGAGGTAAAGGCGGTGGTTGCAGCCCAGGAGCGCTATCAGGAAGGTGAAAGGGTATGGCTGTATTTCCCTCCCCCGGTGATTCACATTTTTGTTGAGGATCTCCCGATAATTCACAGGGAGAAACCATAGAGCTTTTGGGAACTAATGAACAGAGGAGGTAGATGCTGTAATGGCGTATAAGGTTAACATCAATAATGTAGAACCAGATACTTGTGATCGGTCTTTTCGGTATTTTGCGAAAGATAAAAAAGGAGAAACCC
This portion of the Thermatribacter velox genome encodes:
- a CDS encoding ABC transporter ATP-binding protein codes for the protein MAEVRLENVVKLYGKKKAIRGVSFTCHEGEFFSILGPTGAGKTTILKMIAGIEKVTSGKIFFNGREVNDLPPQERNVSMAFETYNLYPHLTVYENIAFPLRAPRWGLKLSPQEERKRVQEIADFLGLGGLLDRLPQHLSGGQKQRVSLARALVRRAEVYLLDEPIAHLDARLKFSTQTLLKELAKKYSSTIIYVTHDFREALALSDRMVVLRKGLVEQEGTPEEIYYYPQTDFVGRLVGDPPMNLLDGEVFTTGDRAFFRVNDALQLEIDRELFEKAQAVADQINGKLIARLGIRPEHIRLSAERTSDRAFQLPIYAIIHENESSIVTFNIKNVFLYVRTEGFCKFQESDRVWLEFDPQRIFFFKKGVKLTGKGGSEE
- a CDS encoding ABC transporter ATP-binding protein: MSRVEARNLWKIYPGDVVGVKNLSFVCEDKEFLAVLGPSGSGKSSTLRMLAGLEEISKGELLFDGRVVNHLSPAERNVALAFESYALYYRLSVYENIAFPLRARGLKGPEVDKRVKEIAELMELTPHLKKRPGSLPGGLQQRVSLARALVRKPNVTLLDEPISHMDQQVRHEIRARIRHLHDELGLTTIYVTHDQAEAIALCDRMLIIHQGELQQIGTVEEIWNYPANKFVAYFVGEPAMNFIPALAKGTNQIVIPGETEEFLFTFEGEVDPKYVDSQVELGIRPQQIEVSRERKVANSVSGTVKILEFQGDKVVLTVSLDDQPRSEVKAVVAAQERYQEGERVWLYFPPPVIHIFVEDLPIIHREKP